A stretch of Hyalangium gracile DNA encodes these proteins:
- a CDS encoding FKBP-type peptidyl-prolyl cis-trans isomerase: MKVGKDRIISLEYQLHLGDGQVVDQSEPGQPLSYLHGRGQIVPGLEGALEGMGVGDAKKVVVPPGQGYGEHDSRGLQEVPRTMFPANAELKPGMRLAAQTDGGEVIPIGIHEVKGDTVIVDLNHPLAGKTLHFDVTVRGVRDATAEELTHGHAHGPDGHGHHHE, translated from the coding sequence ATGAAAGTCGGCAAGGATCGAATCATCTCGTTGGAGTACCAGCTGCACCTCGGGGACGGTCAGGTCGTCGACCAGAGCGAGCCCGGCCAGCCGCTCTCGTACCTGCACGGGCGTGGGCAGATCGTCCCGGGGCTCGAGGGGGCCCTGGAGGGCATGGGCGTGGGCGATGCCAAGAAGGTGGTGGTGCCCCCCGGGCAGGGCTACGGCGAGCATGACTCCCGAGGGCTCCAGGAGGTGCCGCGCACCATGTTCCCCGCCAACGCCGAGCTGAAGCCGGGCATGCGCCTGGCCGCGCAGACGGACGGGGGCGAGGTCATCCCCATCGGCATCCACGAGGTGAAGGGGGACACGGTCATCGTCGACCTGAACCACCCCCTGGCGGGCAAGACGCTGCACTTCGACGTGACCGTACGCGGGGTGCGGGATGCCACCGCCGAGGAGCTCACCCACGGCCACGCCCACGGCCCGGACGGCCACGGCCACCACCACGAGTGA
- a CDS encoding dicarboxylate/amino acid:cation symporter, which translates to MKAHQKMLVGIIAGTVAGLVAHSLAGDAAWLSWVVTNITEPLGKVFIRLLIMMVMPLLFSALVIGVCELDLRQIGRLGLKTLAYTVAFSTIAVVLGLVLVNMLQPGVGFSEEARASAAKNTSTVKAAPRPGSTAPAGILVGMVPDNPLRAAAEGDIIGVIIFALIFGAGLALTRTPGALRLREMLQGLYDVMMRLIDGVLRLAPFGVAALLFSVMAQLGVQVLGSILAYVAVVVLALGLHMFGVYSLSVRFLGGRNPLTFFRDIRLAMATAFSTASSNATLPTALKVAEENLRLPRHVSRFVLTAGAAMNQNGTALFEGVTVLFLAQVYAVPLSLADQAQIMFICVLAGIGTAGVPAGSLPVVLMILGIFKIPTEGIGLILGVDRFLDMCRTTLNVSGDLAAALYVARGEPSEGQSPGEPVESSSG; encoded by the coding sequence ATGAAGGCACACCAGAAGATGCTCGTGGGCATTATCGCTGGCACCGTGGCGGGGCTCGTGGCCCACTCGCTCGCCGGTGACGCGGCCTGGCTCTCCTGGGTGGTGACGAACATCACCGAGCCCCTGGGCAAGGTCTTCATCCGCCTGCTGATCATGATGGTGATGCCGCTGCTCTTCTCCGCCCTGGTGATTGGCGTGTGCGAGCTGGACCTGCGGCAGATCGGCCGGCTCGGGCTGAAGACCCTCGCCTACACCGTGGCCTTCTCCACCATCGCCGTCGTCCTGGGGCTGGTGCTGGTCAACATGCTCCAGCCCGGCGTGGGCTTCAGCGAGGAGGCGCGCGCCTCCGCCGCGAAGAACACCTCCACCGTCAAGGCGGCCCCCAGGCCCGGCAGCACCGCGCCCGCCGGGATCCTCGTCGGCATGGTGCCGGACAACCCGCTGCGCGCCGCCGCGGAAGGAGATATCATCGGCGTCATCATCTTCGCCCTCATCTTCGGCGCCGGCCTGGCGCTGACCCGTACGCCGGGGGCTCTGCGCCTGCGCGAGATGCTGCAGGGGCTCTATGACGTGATGATGCGGCTCATCGACGGAGTGCTGCGCCTGGCGCCTTTCGGCGTGGCGGCGCTCCTCTTCTCCGTCATGGCGCAGCTCGGTGTTCAGGTGCTGGGCTCCATCCTCGCCTACGTGGCCGTGGTGGTGCTGGCGCTCGGGCTGCACATGTTCGGGGTGTACTCGCTCTCGGTGCGCTTCCTCGGCGGGCGCAACCCCCTCACGTTCTTCCGTGACATCCGCCTGGCCATGGCCACCGCCTTCTCCACGGCCTCCTCCAACGCCACGCTGCCCACCGCCCTCAAGGTCGCCGAGGAGAACCTCCGGCTCCCGCGCCACGTGTCGCGCTTCGTCCTCACCGCTGGCGCGGCCATGAACCAGAACGGCACCGCGCTCTTCGAGGGCGTCACCGTGCTCTTCCTCGCCCAGGTGTACGCGGTGCCCCTGAGCCTCGCGGATCAGGCCCAGATCATGTTCATCTGCGTGCTGGCGGGCATCGGCACCGCGGGCGTCCCCGCCGGCTCCCTGCCCGTTGTGCTGATGATCCTCGGCATCTTCAAGATTCCCACCGAGGGCATCGGGCTCATCCTCGGCGTGGACCGCTTCCTCGACATGTGCCGCACCACGCTCAACGTCTCGGGCGATCTCGCCGCGGCCCTCTACGTCGCCCGGGGAGAGCCCTCCGAGGGCCAGTCCCCAGGGGAACCTGTCGAGTCGTCCTCCGGGTGA
- a CDS encoding DNA-methyltransferase, producing the protein MSIDLPTEALRCHRADAREEDGYRAALGESRAGLLLTDPPYCLLTRRRKGGDERDPRAHKKIDRNPIVRFETVRDYRVFTEAWMTRAVGWLTPEAPLVIWTNLLGKEPITTVARGLGYTHLRGEYVWGKRTTEKNANEQLLRVYEVALVFARTPAPVPGLGEPPTVWAVVSGYDDDGEAGRWGNHPHHKPFSVLEPLVRTYTRPGDTILDPFAGSGSTPAAALRLGRRPACMEIEPEWAERVTHRLHETAKAQPPSAR; encoded by the coding sequence ATGAGCATCGATCTTCCCACCGAGGCCCTGCGCTGCCACCGCGCCGATGCGCGCGAGGAGGACGGGTACCGTGCGGCGCTCGGGGAGTCCCGCGCCGGCCTGCTCCTCACGGATCCGCCGTACTGTCTGCTGACCCGGCGCAGGAAGGGCGGGGACGAGCGGGATCCGCGCGCCCACAAGAAGATCGATCGCAACCCCATCGTCCGCTTCGAGACCGTGCGGGACTACCGCGTCTTCACGGAGGCGTGGATGACGCGCGCGGTGGGCTGGCTCACGCCGGAGGCGCCGCTGGTCATCTGGACGAACCTGCTGGGCAAGGAGCCCATCACGACGGTGGCCCGGGGGCTCGGCTACACGCACCTGAGGGGCGAGTACGTCTGGGGCAAGCGCACCACCGAGAAGAACGCGAACGAGCAGCTGCTGCGCGTCTATGAGGTCGCCCTGGTGTTCGCGCGGACGCCGGCGCCGGTGCCGGGCCTGGGAGAGCCGCCGACGGTCTGGGCGGTGGTGAGCGGCTACGACGATGACGGAGAGGCGGGGCGCTGGGGCAACCACCCGCACCACAAGCCGTTCTCCGTGCTGGAGCCGCTGGTGCGGACCTATACCCGGCCTGGGGATACGATCCTGGATCCCTTTGCGGGGAGCGGCTCCACGCCCGCGGCGGCGCTGAGGCTGGGGCGCAGGCCGGCGTGCATGGAGATCGAGCCCGAGTGGGCCGAGCGCGTCACGCACCGCCTGCACGAGACGGCGAAGGCTCAGCCTCCCAGCGCGCGGTAG
- a CDS encoding SDR family oxidoreductase — translation MILVTGGTGTIGSSTVKALQAKGARFKVGARSPDKLKGQGVETVLFDWDKPETFGPALQGVEKVFLLTPVSDKQTQYTQALVDAAKKAGVKHIVKLSVMGADAEPGISLGRLHRSSEKAIKDSGIAWTMLRPTYFMENFFNFYGADPKKDSTVYTTHGNGKAVWVDGRDVGEVAAAVLTGKGHEGKAYELTGPEALDSAEALTILGEALGRKYTHVPVPEEAGRKAMKDQHMPDWIVDGLSELAALIRNGWAATPATGVKDVLGRPPRTFKEYAKDYAAGKI, via the coding sequence ATGATTCTCGTCACGGGTGGCACGGGCACGATCGGCTCTTCGACGGTGAAGGCGCTTCAGGCCAAGGGCGCGCGCTTCAAGGTGGGGGCCCGCTCGCCAGACAAGCTCAAGGGGCAGGGCGTCGAGACGGTCCTGTTCGACTGGGACAAGCCGGAGACGTTCGGCCCCGCGCTGCAGGGCGTGGAGAAGGTCTTCCTGCTGACGCCCGTTTCGGACAAGCAGACGCAGTACACGCAGGCGCTCGTGGATGCGGCGAAGAAGGCGGGCGTGAAGCACATCGTGAAGCTGTCGGTGATGGGCGCGGATGCCGAGCCGGGCATCTCGCTGGGGCGGCTGCACCGGTCGAGCGAGAAGGCCATCAAGGACAGCGGCATCGCGTGGACCATGCTGCGGCCCACCTACTTCATGGAGAACTTCTTCAACTTCTACGGCGCGGATCCGAAGAAGGACAGCACCGTCTACACCACCCACGGCAACGGCAAGGCGGTCTGGGTGGATGGGCGTGACGTGGGGGAGGTGGCCGCGGCGGTGCTGACCGGCAAGGGGCACGAGGGCAAGGCGTACGAGTTGACCGGCCCCGAGGCCCTGGACTCCGCCGAGGCGCTGACCATCCTGGGCGAGGCGCTCGGCCGCAAGTACACCCATGTGCCGGTGCCGGAAGAGGCGGGGCGCAAGGCCATGAAGGACCAGCACATGCCCGACTGGATCGTGGATGGTCTGTCGGAGCTGGCGGCCCTGATTCGAAACGGCTGGGCGGCTACGCCGGCCACCGGGGTGAAGGACGTGCTCGGCCGGCCGCCGCGCACCTTCAAGGAGTACGCGAAGGACTACGCCGCCGGAAAGATCTGA
- a CDS encoding endonuclease III domain-containing protein, protein MEIPELPASLPPREKALRVHERLCAVYGCPIPFFHDLDPLSELISALLSHRTRNADSGRAFRQLRARFPTWEAVRDAPLLEVQEAVASVTWPEQKAPRLQAVLREISARRGGDMALDFLGELEVPQARAWLESLPGVGPKTSAAVLLFSRLRRPALPVDSHHYRVAVRLGLISARVPVGRSHALLSALLPPGWDAQQVYDHHEALMLHGQRCCFHLAPACVRCPVLDLCPWGQQRVARGKPG, encoded by the coding sequence ATGGAGATCCCCGAGCTACCCGCGTCGCTGCCGCCCCGCGAGAAGGCGCTGCGCGTGCACGAGCGCCTATGCGCCGTCTATGGCTGTCCCATCCCGTTCTTCCACGACCTGGATCCGCTGAGCGAGCTCATCTCCGCGCTGCTGTCGCACCGCACGCGCAACGCGGACTCGGGGCGGGCGTTCCGGCAGCTCCGGGCGCGCTTTCCCACCTGGGAGGCGGTCCGGGACGCGCCCCTCCTGGAGGTGCAGGAGGCCGTGGCCTCCGTCACCTGGCCCGAGCAGAAGGCGCCACGCCTCCAGGCGGTCCTCCGGGAGATCTCCGCTCGTCGGGGTGGGGACATGGCGCTCGACTTCCTGGGCGAGCTGGAGGTGCCCCAGGCGCGTGCATGGCTGGAGTCGCTGCCGGGCGTGGGGCCCAAGACGAGCGCCGCGGTGCTCCTGTTCAGCCGCCTGAGGAGGCCGGCCCTGCCGGTGGACAGCCACCACTACCGCGTGGCGGTGCGGCTGGGCCTCATCTCGGCCCGTGTCCCCGTGGGGCGCTCCCATGCCCTGCTCTCCGCGCTGTTGCCTCCGGGCTGGGACGCGCAGCAGGTCTATGATCACCACGAGGCGCTCATGCTCCATGGCCAGCGCTGCTGCTTCCACCTGGCGCCCGCCTGCGTCCGCTGCCCCGTGTTGGACCTGTGCCCCTGGGGGCAGCAACGGGTGGCTCGTGGGAAGCCGGGCTGA
- the omp85 gene encoding Omp85 family outer membrane protein, whose translation MSWNPLRTLSRPLRSGVVLCLLASLALLPATVRAQGAAEAPVSPPGPLEESSAVVAPPPTDAPSAPARRKGWDIQGVPALNFNTDEGFGYGAILMLVDRADGTYEPFRYSVLLQLFQTTRQVAAHLITVDAPRFLDSQWRMGLELAYARTLFAPYYGLGNTASFVKEFSRCDDRDALEGNPDVCPGNPDFRGLRYYTYDHQSLPRIRLNARRQLSDTWRLFLGYRLRMDRIRMRYSPDDLGQSGDSKLLEDTSTGVLQSDEGSLGDPLSQRTSELMVGLQYDTRDIEAAPTLGMFHELSVRGGAGAIGSQFNYWGATLHSRFFHPVIPGYSRLVMAWRGLFDVMGGDVPISLLPVYGGFENRDGLGGVYSARGILLRRYQGPAKLLLNAELRWMALSVEPWGQQFDFTLAGFLDGGRVWSNLDFQEGGGLKTSTGGGLRISWNREFVIRLDYGVGITEPTTGFYLDIGHIF comes from the coding sequence ATGAGCTGGAATCCCCTCCGCACCCTGTCGCGCCCTCTCCGGAGCGGCGTCGTCCTCTGCCTGCTGGCGAGCCTCGCCCTGCTCCCGGCCACCGTCCGGGCCCAGGGCGCCGCCGAAGCGCCCGTGAGCCCGCCGGGCCCATTGGAGGAGAGCTCCGCCGTCGTGGCCCCACCGCCCACGGACGCGCCGAGCGCGCCGGCCCGCCGCAAGGGCTGGGACATCCAGGGCGTGCCCGCGCTCAACTTCAACACGGACGAGGGGTTCGGCTACGGCGCGATCCTGATGCTCGTCGACCGGGCGGATGGCACGTACGAGCCCTTCCGCTACTCGGTCCTGCTGCAGCTCTTCCAGACGACGCGGCAGGTGGCCGCGCACCTCATCACCGTCGACGCGCCGCGCTTCCTCGACTCGCAGTGGCGCATGGGCCTGGAGCTGGCATACGCGCGAACCCTGTTCGCGCCCTACTACGGCCTGGGGAACACCGCGTCCTTCGTGAAGGAGTTCTCGAGGTGTGACGATCGCGACGCCCTGGAGGGCAATCCAGACGTCTGCCCGGGCAACCCCGACTTCCGCGGCCTGCGCTACTACACGTACGACCACCAGAGCCTGCCGCGAATCCGCCTCAACGCGCGGCGCCAGCTCTCCGACACCTGGCGGCTCTTCCTGGGCTACCGCCTGCGCATGGACCGCATCCGCATGCGCTACTCGCCCGACGATCTGGGCCAGAGCGGAGACTCGAAGCTCCTCGAGGACACGTCCACGGGAGTGCTCCAGAGCGATGAAGGCAGCCTCGGCGATCCGCTCTCGCAGCGCACCTCCGAGCTGATGGTCGGGCTCCAGTACGACACGCGAGACATCGAGGCCGCCCCCACGCTGGGCATGTTCCACGAGCTGTCCGTGCGCGGCGGCGCGGGGGCGATTGGCAGCCAGTTCAACTACTGGGGAGCCACGCTGCACTCCCGGTTCTTCCACCCCGTCATCCCCGGGTACTCGCGGCTGGTGATGGCGTGGCGCGGCCTGTTCGACGTGATGGGCGGCGACGTGCCCATCTCCCTGCTGCCGGTGTACGGCGGGTTCGAGAACAGGGACGGCCTGGGTGGCGTGTACTCCGCGCGCGGCATCCTCCTGCGGCGCTACCAGGGCCCGGCCAAGCTGCTGCTCAACGCGGAGCTGCGCTGGATGGCGCTCTCGGTGGAGCCGTGGGGGCAGCAGTTCGACTTCACCCTGGCCGGCTTCCTGGACGGAGGGCGCGTCTGGAGCAACCTGGACTTCCAGGAGGGAGGCGGCCTGAAGACGTCCACGGGCGGCGGGCTGCGCATCTCCTGGAACCGCGAGTTCGTCATCCGCCTGGACTACGGCGTCGGCATCACCGAGCCCACCACGGGCTTCTATCTGGACATCGGCCACATCTTCTGA
- a CDS encoding parallel beta-helix domain-containing protein, which translates to MSRNASLLVATLAAWVAVTGCKKEEPVRADADFYKKTQEALIRAKPGAVIELPEGRFQLDRSLSSTVDGITIRGKGMDKTVLSFKGQTQGAEGLLLKGNNLTLEDFAVEDTKGDAIKVNGANGLAIRRVRTEWTGGPKATNGAYGIYPVQCKNVLIEDSVAIGASDAGIYVGQSEYVVIRRNKAMRNVAGIESENTKYADIYENTTTENTGGILVFDLPDLPVQGGKSTRVFNNDIYGNDTDNFAPEGNIVATVPAGTGMMIMANDQVEVFNNRIRDNKTANMFIVSYFVSRKPIKDKNYDPYPESIYIHDNTFSGGGQSPSGLAIKLLALKLGKPFPDILYDGIVDDKKLSPQGTLPDALRLCIRNNGDADFVNADLEHDFANMNRDLKPHDCAHPSPEPVKLSGVAQ; encoded by the coding sequence ATGTCACGGAATGCGTCCCTGCTCGTCGCCACCCTGGCTGCCTGGGTGGCCGTCACCGGCTGCAAGAAGGAAGAGCCCGTCCGCGCGGACGCGGACTTCTACAAGAAGACCCAGGAGGCGCTGATCCGCGCGAAGCCGGGCGCGGTCATCGAATTGCCCGAGGGCCGCTTCCAGCTGGACCGGAGCCTGTCCTCCACGGTGGATGGCATCACGATCCGGGGCAAGGGCATGGACAAGACGGTCCTGTCCTTCAAGGGCCAGACGCAGGGCGCGGAGGGCCTGCTCCTCAAGGGCAACAACCTCACCCTGGAGGACTTCGCCGTCGAGGACACGAAGGGGGACGCCATCAAGGTCAACGGGGCGAACGGGCTGGCCATCCGGCGCGTGCGGACCGAGTGGACGGGCGGCCCCAAGGCCACGAATGGCGCGTACGGCATCTATCCGGTGCAGTGCAAGAACGTGCTGATCGAGGACTCGGTGGCCATCGGGGCGTCGGACGCGGGCATCTACGTGGGGCAGTCCGAGTACGTCGTCATCCGCCGCAACAAGGCGATGCGGAACGTGGCGGGCATCGAGAGCGAGAACACGAAGTACGCCGACATCTACGAGAACACGACGACGGAGAACACGGGCGGCATCCTGGTGTTCGATCTGCCGGATCTGCCGGTCCAGGGCGGCAAGTCCACGCGCGTGTTCAACAACGACATCTACGGCAACGACACGGACAACTTCGCGCCCGAGGGGAACATCGTCGCCACGGTGCCTGCCGGCACGGGGATGATGATCATGGCCAACGATCAGGTCGAGGTCTTCAACAACCGGATCCGGGACAACAAGACGGCGAACATGTTCATCGTCAGCTACTTCGTGTCTCGCAAGCCCATCAAGGACAAGAACTACGATCCCTACCCCGAATCCATATACATCCACGACAACACGTTCTCGGGGGGTGGCCAGTCGCCGAGCGGGCTGGCGATCAAGCTGCTCGCGCTGAAGCTCGGCAAGCCCTTCCCGGACATCCTCTATGACGGCATCGTGGACGACAAGAAGCTGAGCCCGCAGGGCACGCTGCCGGACGCGCTGCGACTCTGCATCCGGAACAACGGGGACGCGGACTTCGTCAACGCCGACCTGGAGCACGACTTCGCGAACATGAACAGGGACCTGAAGCCCCATGACTGCGCGCACCCCAGCCCCGAGCCGGTGAAGCTGTCGGGAGTGGCGCAGTGA
- a CDS encoding SO2930 family diheme c-type cytochrome, translated as MRRNGHSRRWKLGGLLLVLALGAGGCSKGRSEVQTFVEDPYPEKLSAWGLFRGTGWTLEPNAGVVPYDLNTPLFTDYAEKYRTIWLPPGQSATYRDAEVFDFPVGTIISKTFMYPSDGKVPAATGARRTAGNGDKRFRPLETRILVHAKQGWISLPYVWNEDGTDATLEVVGASRTVEVTHASGKKLPVHYMVPNVNQCQGCHERNKAMTPIGLQARHLNRDYAYDEGSENQLTRLARVGYLKGAPEPRAAPRNAVWNNPSTGSVEERARAYLDANCAHCHDRRGPAASSALYLSAQEKEPHTLGRCKAPVAAGRGAGKDLPFDIVPGKPERSILVYRMDSLDPGVMMPELGRSLIHDEGVALIREWVQQMQGSCEGEGRQALGGG; from the coding sequence GTGAGGCGGAACGGGCACTCGAGACGCTGGAAGCTGGGGGGCCTGCTGCTCGTGCTGGCCCTGGGAGCGGGGGGCTGCAGCAAAGGGCGGAGTGAGGTCCAGACCTTCGTGGAGGATCCGTATCCGGAGAAGCTGTCGGCGTGGGGGCTCTTCCGGGGCACGGGCTGGACGCTCGAGCCCAATGCGGGCGTCGTCCCGTACGATCTGAACACGCCGCTCTTCACCGACTACGCGGAGAAGTACCGGACGATCTGGTTGCCACCGGGGCAGTCGGCCACCTATCGGGACGCCGAGGTGTTCGACTTCCCGGTGGGGACGATCATCTCCAAGACGTTCATGTACCCGAGCGATGGGAAGGTCCCGGCGGCAACTGGGGCGCGGCGGACGGCGGGCAACGGGGACAAGCGCTTCCGGCCGCTCGAGACTCGAATCCTCGTGCACGCGAAGCAGGGGTGGATCTCGCTGCCGTACGTGTGGAACGAGGACGGCACGGACGCCACGCTGGAGGTGGTGGGCGCCAGCCGTACGGTGGAGGTGACGCACGCCTCGGGGAAGAAGCTGCCCGTCCACTACATGGTCCCCAACGTGAACCAGTGCCAGGGCTGCCACGAGCGCAACAAGGCCATGACGCCGATCGGGCTCCAGGCGCGGCACCTCAACCGGGACTATGCCTATGACGAGGGCTCCGAGAACCAGCTCACGCGGCTGGCGCGTGTGGGGTACCTCAAGGGAGCGCCGGAGCCTCGGGCGGCGCCTCGGAACGCTGTCTGGAACAATCCGAGCACGGGGAGCGTGGAGGAGCGCGCCCGGGCGTACCTCGACGCGAACTGCGCGCACTGCCATGACCGGCGTGGGCCCGCGGCGAGCTCGGCGTTGTACCTGTCCGCGCAGGAGAAGGAGCCGCACACGCTCGGCCGGTGCAAGGCGCCGGTGGCCGCGGGACGAGGCGCGGGGAAGGACCTCCCGTTCGACATCGTCCCAGGCAAGCCCGAGCGATCGATCCTCGTGTATCGGATGGACTCGCTGGATCCGGGCGTGATGATGCCGGAGCTGGGGCGCTCGCTCATCCACGACGAGGGCGTGGCGCTCATCCGGGAGTGGGTCCAACAGATGCAGGGTTCCTGCGAGGGCGAGGGACGGCAGGCGCTGGGTGGCGGCTAG
- a CDS encoding Uma2 family endonuclease: MRVPARKPATYEDLCALPENLVGEIIDGELYTSPRPASRHAKVSSVLGMDLGGPFQRGRGGPGGWWILDEPELHFGNDVLVPDLAGWKVERMPRIPDAPFIELAPNWICEVLSPSTAKLDLVRKLPRYARASVEHAWVIDPIHRTLEVFRQEHERWVLVAAFVGDDKVRAEPFDAVELELGALWLEEAPPPSPDSER, encoded by the coding sequence ATGAGAGTACCCGCTCGGAAACCCGCGACGTACGAAGATCTCTGCGCACTTCCCGAGAACCTCGTGGGAGAGATCATCGACGGCGAGCTGTATACCTCACCGAGACCTGCCTCCCGACATGCCAAGGTCTCTTCAGTCCTGGGAATGGACCTGGGCGGGCCGTTCCAGCGGGGACGTGGAGGACCCGGGGGCTGGTGGATCCTCGATGAGCCTGAGCTGCACTTTGGCAATGACGTGCTCGTGCCCGATCTTGCCGGCTGGAAGGTCGAGCGAATGCCTCGCATTCCGGATGCGCCCTTCATCGAGCTGGCTCCCAACTGGATCTGCGAGGTCCTCTCACCTTCCACGGCGAAGCTCGACCTCGTTCGCAAGCTGCCTCGCTACGCGCGCGCGTCCGTGGAGCATGCCTGGGTGATCGATCCCATCCATCGGACGCTCGAAGTCTTCCGCCAGGAGCACGAGCGCTGGGTGCTGGTCGCCGCGTTCGTGGGCGATGACAAGGTGCGTGCCGAGCCTTTTGATGCGGTGGAGCTGGAGCTCGGCGCCCTGTGGCTGGAAGAGGCTCCTCCCCCGTCACCTGACTCGGAGCGCTGA
- a CDS encoding TfuA-like protein: protein MKRRPEDLVVFLGPSLPADEARKLAPCRVLPPARQGDVWRALSLRPRAIALVDGVFEAQPSVWHHELLAAMEAGVAIFGGASMGALRAAELSAHGMVGVGRIFEGYRDGELVDDSEVALLHADAEHGYRPLTVPLVNVRHVVAQARAARVLNQRQARAVVMAAEGLFYQDRTWRRILESVRPTWPAATRGDWEGWFSRGVEDLKRQDAIACIRAAAAFASSPLPVQLPRGASRPPPSSLVRRRRLADDVSVLDGRAVPSAQVVAALQRAPDSVELAEAGLRRALLAGWARSLGLVPTAEEVKAAEAEWWRHHRVKPSERQAFLGACGLDGPGLRRLCEERALERLVLSHAQRLLPDGPSWEEALASEARLQGRWVEVVRGARRAGRTRAR from the coding sequence ATGAAACGCCGTCCCGAGGATCTCGTCGTCTTCCTGGGCCCCTCGCTGCCCGCGGACGAGGCGCGCAAGCTGGCGCCCTGTCGTGTCCTGCCTCCGGCCCGTCAGGGGGATGTGTGGCGGGCACTGTCGCTGCGGCCCCGAGCCATCGCGCTGGTGGATGGCGTCTTCGAGGCGCAGCCCTCGGTGTGGCACCACGAGCTGCTGGCCGCGATGGAGGCGGGCGTGGCGATCTTCGGTGGGGCGAGCATGGGGGCGCTGCGCGCGGCGGAGCTGTCGGCCCATGGCATGGTGGGCGTGGGGCGCATCTTCGAGGGGTATCGGGATGGGGAGCTGGTGGATGACTCGGAGGTGGCGCTGCTGCACGCCGATGCGGAGCACGGCTACCGGCCGCTCACCGTGCCGCTGGTGAATGTCCGGCACGTGGTGGCCCAGGCGCGAGCGGCGCGGGTGCTCAACCAGCGGCAGGCGCGGGCGGTGGTGATGGCGGCCGAGGGCCTCTTCTACCAGGACCGCACCTGGCGCCGGATCCTGGAGTCGGTGCGGCCCACCTGGCCGGCGGCCACGCGGGGGGACTGGGAGGGTTGGTTCTCGAGGGGCGTGGAGGATCTCAAGCGGCAGGACGCCATCGCCTGCATCCGTGCGGCGGCGGCGTTCGCGTCGTCCCCGTTGCCGGTGCAGCTGCCGCGAGGCGCGTCCCGGCCTCCGCCCTCCTCGCTGGTGCGGCGGCGGAGGCTGGCGGATGACGTGTCCGTGCTGGACGGCAGGGCGGTGCCCTCCGCGCAGGTGGTGGCGGCGCTGCAGCGGGCGCCAGACAGCGTGGAACTGGCCGAGGCGGGGCTGCGGCGGGCGCTGCTGGCGGGGTGGGCTCGTTCGCTGGGGCTGGTGCCGACGGCGGAGGAGGTGAAGGCGGCGGAGGCGGAGTGGTGGCGGCACCATCGCGTGAAGCCCTCGGAGCGGCAGGCGTTCCTGGGCGCGTGTGGGCTGGACGGGCCGGGCTTGCGGCGGTTGTGCGAGGAGCGCGCGCTGGAGCGGCTCGTGCTGTCCCATGCGCAGCGGCTGTTGCCGGACGGTCCCTCCTGGGAGGAGGCGCTCGCCTCCGAGGCGCGCCTCCAGGGCCGCTGGGTGGAGGTGGTGCGAGGTGCCCGCCGCGCCGGGCGTACCCGGGCCCGCTGA